The Myxocyprinus asiaticus isolate MX2 ecotype Aquarium Trade chromosome 39, UBuf_Myxa_2, whole genome shotgun sequence genome window below encodes:
- the LOC127430120 gene encoding nuclear mitotic apparatus protein 1-like isoform X2, protein MKLSGAKAGALLIWINSVCPEEPVGQFTHLKDGHQLLRICYKLQGKVPDGELKTLSLYNKVEIIFSILHYDFHLTTRQSSLILQKIDQEVDLELQLAKVAILLCYCSFKKNNLQPLSANAQSVIASMFHLVKDDADGLSLDEGLDQFLTQDSVMNSSTSSTESSGCSSFYTDDESPIFGRFQRPPRVKFQELCKVAFSSDGSPVQDIMSTPHFQLKKLRKELAHEGDVRDELEIELANQIAIISEKEGLISQLQHRVERLLREQGELEKDHKAELLELQEKNESLLRRVHEVLKQCQDLKTDNSQKEKKIDELTEENGTLAAQVRNTFFQLARAEEEVAKLTLTHETSQAEWMKRKEFIERELNEVVTHRVCLNEQVQILQGKISVLEDELKKAQSQERGEVMGPIMEWEKLKQELSELTLKRAQLQDTISRLEKEKAEVEALLVQERCSFEKETTRLQTLVFDLEKSVSSIRMEREALQKALMTQKEMFTSQISALESDVSRLQQVEVRLTTEITISAELRQQRGELEGKVACLDKMVNALQTEIQGMEKERETKQDALNALMVDLQNAQTTLQDYEKKLEKHQKVVEDKASLTKEACTLRQEIDEHLQTIGELQGQISILRQEKTEEESKVSQALTKIESVKTQILELSEQISLKDEEITNLRNEYVSLDTKFKLVKEQNCEINESCKEHEDTIKKLQQELLSASSTASEKQEEVLVLSAEVASLKEQICHYNKNDQQKQDKLSVLEAEQNVLKENLTSIRNQLTEATTTTLQKESELISLKQELCLQETLREKSQELETARCEEFERKVNELQAKIIEVSTLASEREACMTSLQCEIKDQQLRAKQSEDDLRRELEEHVGNLQRQLEAANCGAADKDHQLESLEQKLRQMELLCQQKDKDVLVTLQTKEDLETKIVELAEKQHLDECQNNLEKERGHLSAEVSSLKEEICCYLENDQQKQQEVSLLKDEYYALKESFASLQNQLIELTTTASQKESELLLVQQEVCHQEALRESAQELETVMRKDFERKMSELQAKILEISTLASEREAQISSLQDEMKDQQLKSKQSEGDLRIELEEKVCTLKGELHAAICDAANKDHQLESLDQKLRLIELLCQQKDKDVLETHKAKEDLEKKIGELLVEKQQLHECQHNLEKERDHLLSKVSSLKEEISNSLLNEQQKRQEVSVLKDEQNALKENLAALQNQLEEMTATALQKESELILLQQELCLKEKAQDHENIIREESKKKVCELQAKILEVSTLASEREAQIRSLQDEMKDQQLKFKQSEDELHRELEEKVGGLQGQLETVSRDTADKDHFLQSLEQKLRQMELLCQEKEKDVLVTHQAKEDLEKRIVELLIKTQQLEGYQQNFEILRKERDNLSTEVTSLKEEICHYQENQLQKQQEMSVIEVKHNTFKENLAALNSQLVKVTSTTSQKESELLLLQNELRQQDNLREKAQELERNVSELQAKILEVSTLASEREAQISSLHNEIKDQQLRSQQSEDDLRRELEKKVAILQGQLETVSRDVTDKDHLLQSLDQKLRQMELLCQQKDKDVLETQQAKEDLEKKIVELLVEKQQLHKCQHFLEKERDHLLSKVSSLKEEISSSLLNEQPKQQEVSLLKDEQNALKENLAALQNQLEEMTATALQKESELILLQQELCLKEKAQDHENIIREESKKKVCELQAKILEVSTLASEREAQISSLHNEIKDQQLRSQQSEDDLHSELEKKVAILQGQLETVSRDVTDKDHLLQSLDQKLRQMELLCQQKEKYILETHQEKEDLKRRIVELHADKHKLDGYQQNLEIMRKERDHLCSLSQSLQRECDASQRIRAELELKVEEQSGSILTLKNTARQWEEQNNELLEQLKIKSEAVEHCKTQVELARNHYNGKKQLLLEAQETNKTLEHSLESCKREVKALETELTLARMNLDQAKTKEKNLVAKLKSLEAQVDFTDRQLREQKKMTDKTGEVRVRDGMYARVPETRHDTSTDSLEFDLNDSLNAGSRSAVPGESSTPLVRSSERLAAKRRALGAESLETLYFTPMSQQGNKRKDDHNNAFERKLETSITSFGDLVVDSAKKLTASARRRRTTQVINITMAKTSGSVNGEESFSSVHSARSQPNLAIHHSRPVSLDLSEESARATLSKTDKLDSLPGYRRSAVHSVGPPRATSTFCIGAENEPEHAADDWMRIAELQARNKACLPHLKSSYPLESRPSLGLPSFTITDDDLRMGDPDETIRRASMIPGQLMESLNSRRLSLAPGASSSQALAQSQPQRSTMLPGQIRSSTAAYRASQVTKTTSNVHVSENARSPLAPKRPGSQLQGPDTPEAKKLASCFPRPMTPKGRHTNIQNRRPNSPAERRQSLMFTVVNTPKTNTRGDSRLQRGLNKLRNSARKSPAVASRALRSAMSAVDGRSPLDSTRRKSPRNKSPKSSNAKKVAH, encoded by the exons ATGAAGTTAAGTGGTGCCAAGGCGGGAGCGCTTTTGATATGG ATCAACAGCGTGTGTCCAGAGGAGCCTGTTGGACAGTTTACCCATTTGAAGGATGGGCATCAACTCCTGAGGATTTGCTACAAACT ACAGGGTAAAGTGCCTGATGGGGAATTGAAGACTTTATCTCTTTACAACAAAGTGGAAATCATCTTCAGCATATTGCACT ATGACTTTCACCTCACCACAAGACAGAGCTCCCTCATCCTACAGAAAATCGATCAAGAAGTTGATCTGGAGCTTCAGCTTGCCAAG GTGGCAATTCTGCTTTGTTACTGCAGCTTTAAAAAGAACAACCTGCAACCTTTGAGCGCAAATGCACAG TCGGTGATTGCATCCATGTTTCATTTAGTAAAAGATGATGCAGATGGTCTATCATTAGACGAAGGGCTAGATCAGTTTCTAACCCAAGACT CTGTCATGAACTCCTCCACATCCAGCACTGAGAGCAGTGGCTGCTCTTCATTCTATACTGATGATGAGTCTCCGATTTTTGGTCGGTTCCAACGTCCTCCTAGAGTTAAATTTCAAGAGCTTTGcaaagtggccttcagctctgaCGG CTCTCCAGTACAAGACATCATGAGCACAccgcattttcagttaaaaaagcTCCGGAAGGAACTGGCACATGAGGGTGACGTGAGAGACGAGCTAGAAATAGAACTAGCAAATCAGATCGCCATCATCTCAGAGAAAG AGGGCTTGATCTCCCAGTTGCAGCACAGGGTGGAGCGTCTGCTGCGGGAGCAGGGAGAGTTAGAGAAAGATCATAAAGCTGAACTCCTGGAGCTCCAAGAGAAGAATGAGAG tCTTCTCCGTAGAGTGCATGAGGTTCTTAAACAATGTCAAGACTTAAAAACCGACAACtcacagaaagagaaaaagattGATGAACTTACTGAGGAAAACGGAACTCTTGCTGCTCAG GTGCGAAACACATTTTTCCAACTGGCAAGAGCTGAGGAGGAAGTCGCTAAGCTCACTCTGACACACGAAACATCGCAGGCTGAGTGGATGAAAAGAAAGGAGTTTATTGAGAGAGAATTAAACGAAGTGGTCACACACAGG GTGTGCCTGAATGAGCAAGTTCAGATCTTGCAGGGCAAGATCTCCGTTCTCGAAGATGAACTCAAAAAAGCTCAGTCTCAAGAGAGAGGAGAAGTGATGGGGCCCATCATGGAG tggGAGAAACTTAAACAAGAATTGTCAGAGCTGACTCTTAAACGTGCTCAGCTTCAGGACACTATTTCCCGTCTTGAAAAAGAGAAGGCAGAAGTTGAAGCCTTGCTAGTCCAGGAAAGATGCTCATTTGAAAAGGAGACCACAAGACTTCAGACGTTGGTGTTTGATCTGGAGAAATCTGTCAGCAGCATCCGTATGGAGAGAGAGGCATTGCAGAAGGCCTTAATGACTCAGAAGGAAATGTTTACTTCACAGATATCAGCTCTGGAAAGTGATGTTTCTCGGCTGCAACAGGTAGAAGTTCGGTTGACAACAGAGATAACAATCTCTGCAGAACTTCGCCAGCAGAGAGGGGAGCTGGAGGGGAAGGTAGCCTGCTTAGACAAGATGGTCAATGCACTACAAACTGAGATCCAGGGcatggaaaaagaaagagaaacaaagCAGGATGCCCTGAATGCCCTCATGGTTGACTTGCAGAATGCCCAGACCACCCTTCAGGACTATGAAAAGAAGTTGGAAAAGCATCAGAAAGTGGTAGAAGATAAAGCTTCCCTGACCAAGGAGGCATGTACATTGCGGCAGGAAATTGATGAGCATCTGCAGACCATCGGAGAGCTACAGGGGCAAATTAGTATCCTCAGACAGGAGAAAACAGAGGAAGAAAGCAAAGTTAGTCAGGCATTGACCAAAATTGAAAGCGTCAAAACTCAAATTCTGGAACTGTCAGAACAAATATCCCTGAAGGATGAGGAGATCACAAATCTGAGGAATGAGTACGTCTCTTTAGACACTAAATTTAAGCTTGTTAAGGAACAAAATTGTGAAATAAATGAAAGTTGTAAAGAGCATGAGGACACTATTAAGAAACTTCAGCAAGAACTTCTCTCTGCTTCTTCGACTGCGTCAGAAAAACAGGAGGAAGTATTGGTTCTGTCAGCTGAGGTAGCATCTCTTAAAGAGCAGATCTGCCATTACAATAAAAATGATCAGCAGAAACAAGATAAATTATCTGTTTTGGAGGCAGAACAAAATGTGCTGAAGGAAAACTTGACTTCCATCCGGAACCAGTTGACTGAGGCGACAACTACAACTTTGCAAAAGGAATCTGAGCTCATTTCGCTTAAACAGGAGCTTTGCCTTCAAGAAACGCTAAGAGAAAAGTCTCAGGAGCTTGAGACAGCCAGGTGTGAGGAGTTTGAGAGAAAGGTGAATGAACTTCAGGCCAAAATCATAGAAGTTTCCACTCTTGCCTCTGAGAGGGAAGCCTGTATGACTTCTCTTCAATGTGAAATAAAAGATCAACAATTGAGGGCCAAACAGTCTGAAGATGATCTTCGGCGAGAGCTGGAGGAGCATGTTGGAAATCTACAGAGACAATTGGAAGCTGCCAATTGTGGCGCTGCAGACAAAGATCATCAGCTGGAGTCTTTGGAACAGAAGCTGAGACAGATGGAACTGCTCTGCCAACAAAAGGATAAAGATGTCCTTGTGACACTTCAGACAAAGGAGGACCTGGAGACAAAGATTGTTGAGCTTGCTGAGAAACAACATCTGGATGAGTGCCAGAATAATTTGGAGAAGGAAAGAGGCCACCTGTCAGCTGAAGTGTCATCTCTTAAAGAAGAAATCTGCTGTTACCTTGAAAATGATCAACAGAAACAACAGGAAGTTTCCTTGTTAAAGGATGAATATTATGCACTGAAGGAAAGCTTTGCATCTCTTCAGAACCAACTGATTGAGTTGACAACTACAGCTTCGCAGAAGGAATCTGAGCTCCTCTTGGTTCAGCAGGAGGTTTGCCACCAAGAGGCCCTAAGAGAAAGTGCTCAGGAGCTTGAGACTGTCATGCGTAAAGATTTTGAGAGAAAGATGAGTGAACTTCAGGCCAAAATACTAGAGATCTCCACTCTTGCCTCTGAGAGGGAAGCTCAAATAAGTTCTCTTCAAGATGAGATGAAGGATCAACAATTGAAGTCCAAACAATCTGAAGGTGATCTCCGCATAGAGCTAGAAGAGAAGGTTTGCACCCTAAAAGGAGAACTACATGCTGCAATTTGTGATGCTGCAAATAAAGACCATCAGCTAGAGTCTTTGGATCAGAAGCTGAGACTGATTGAACTGCTGTGCCAACAAAAGGATAAAGATGTCCTTGAGACACATAAGGCAAAGGAGGACCTAGAGAAGAAAATTGGTGAGCTTCTTGTCGAGAAACAACAACTGCACGAGTGCCAGCATAATTTGGAGAAGGAAAGAGACCACCTGTTATCTAAAGTATCATCTCTTAAAGAGGAAATCAGCAATTCCCTTCTGAATGAACAACAGAAACGACAAGAAGTGTCTGTGTTGAAGgatgaacaaaatgcattaaaGGAAAACTTGGCTGCTCTTCAGAACCAACTAGAGGAGATGACAGCTACAGCTTTGCAGAAAGAATCTGAGCTCATCTTGCTTCAGCAGGAGCTTTGCCTAAAAGAAAAGGCTCAGGATCATGAGAATATCATCCGTGAAGAGTCtaagaaaaaagtatgtgaacttcAAGCCAAAATCTTGGAGGTCTCCACTCTTGCCTCTGAGAGGGAAGCTCAAATACGTTCTCTTCAAGATGAGATGAAGGATCAACAATTGAAGTTCAAACAATCTGAAGATGAGCTCCACCGAGAGCTGGAGGAAAAGGTCGGAGGCCTACAGGGACAACTAGAAACTGTCAGTCGTGACACTGCAGACAAAGACCATTTCTTGCAGTCATTGGAACAGAAGCTAAGGCAGATGGAACTGCTTTGCCAAGAAAAGGAGAAAGATGTCCTTGTGACACATCAGGCAAAGGAGGACTTGGAGAAGAGGATTGTCGAGCTTCTTATTAAGACACAACAACTAGAAGGATACCAGCAGAATTTTGAGATATTGAGGAAGGAAAGAGACAACCTGTCAACTGAGGTAACATCTCTCAAAGAGGAAATCTGCCACTACCAAGAAAACCAGTTGCAGAAACAACAGGAAATGTCTGTTATAGAGGTTAAACACAACACTTTCAAGGAAAACCTGGCTGCCCTTAACAGCCAATTGGTGAAGGTGACATCCACAACTTCACAGAAGGAATCTGAGCTTCTTTTGCTTCAAAATGAGCTACGCCAACAAGATAACCTTAGAGAAAAAGCTCAGGAGCTTGAGAGAAATGTGAGTGAACTTCAGGCTAAGATCCTAGAGGTCTCCACTCTTGCCTCTGAGAGGGAAGCTCAAATAAGTTCTCTTCATAATGAGATAAAGGATCAACAATTAAGGTCCCAACAGTCTGAAGATGATCTCCGCAGAGAGCTAGAGAAGAAGGTTGCAATCCTTCAGGGACAACTAGAGACTGTCAGTCGTGACGTCACAGACAAAGACCATCTCTTGCAGTCTTTGGATCAGAAGCTCAGGCAGATGGAACTGCTGTGCCAACAGAAGGATAAAGATGTCCTTGAGACACAACAGGCAAAGGAGGACCTGGAGAAGAAAATTGTTGAGCTTCTTGTCGAGaaacaacaactgcacaagtgcCAGCATTTTTTGGAGAAGGAAAGAGACCACCTGTTATCTAAAGTATCATCTCTTAAAGAGGAAATCAGCAGTTCCCTTCTGAATGAACAACCAAAACAACAGGAAGTGTCTTTGTTAAAGGATGAACAAAATGCATTGAAGGAAAACCTGGCTGCTCTTCAGAACCAACTAGAGGAGATGACAGCTACGGCTTTGCAGAAAGAATCTGAGCTCATCTTGCTTCAGCAGGAGCTTTGCCTAAAAGAAAAGGCTCAGGATCATGAGAATATCATCCGTGAAGAGTCtaagaaaaaagtatgtgaacttcAAGCCAAAATCTTGGAGGTCTCCACTCTTGCCTCTGAGAGGGAAGCTCAAATAAGTTCTCTTCATAATGAGATAAAGGATCAACAATTAAGGTCCCAACAGTCTGAAGATGATCTCCACAGCGAGCTGGAGAAGAAGGTTGCAATCCTTCAGGGACAACTAGAGACTGTCAGTCGTGATGTCACAGACAAAGACCATCTCTTGCAGTCTTTGGATCAGAAGCTCAGGCAGATGGAACTGCTGTGCCAACAGAAGGAAAAATATATCCTTGAGACACATCAGGAAAAGGAGGACCTGAAGAGGAGAATTGTTGAGCTTCATGCTGACAAACATAAACTGGATGGGTACCAGCAAAATTTGGAGATAATGAGGAAGGAAAGAGACCACCTATGTTCTCTTAGCCAGTCTCTCCAAAGAGAGTGTGATGCATCCCAGAGGATTAGAGCCGAGCTGGAGTTGAAGGTGGAGGAGCAAAGTGGCTCTATCCTTACTCTTAAAAACACTGCTCGACAGTGGGAGGAGCAGAATAATGAACTCTTGGAACAACTGAAGATTAAGTCAGAAGCAGTAGAACACTGCAAAACACAG GTGGAGTTGGCAAGGAATCACTACAATGGTAAAAAGCAGCTGCTGCTGGAGGCTCAGGAGACAAACAAGACTCTTGAGCACTCCCTGGAGTCCTGCAAGAGAGAAGTCAAAGCTCTGGAGACAGAGCTGACATTGGCTCGCATGAACTTAGACCAGGCAAAGACCAAAGAGAAGAACCTTGTTGCCAAACTGAAGAGCTTGGAGGCTCAA gtggACTTCACTGACAGGCAACTGCGAGAGCAGAAGAAAATGACTGATAAAACTGGGGAGGTGAGAGTCAGAGATGGTATGTATGCCAGAGTTCCAGAGACCCGGCATGACACCAGCACCGACAGCTTGGAGTTTGACCTGAACGATTCGCTCAATGCTGGCAG TCGTTCAGCAGTGCCAGGTGAGTCTAGCACTCCACTTGTACGTAGCTCAGAGCGTTTGGCTGCTAAACGTCGAGCCTTGGGGGCAGAATCCCTTGAGACTCTCTACTTCACACCTATGAGTCAACAAGGTAACAAACGGAAAGATGACCACAACAATGCTTTTGAACGCAAACTGGAGACCAGCATCACTTCATTTGGCGATCTCGTGGTGGACTCTGCAAAGAAGCTCACAGCCTCTGCCCGCAGGCGACGTACCACACAGGTTATCAACATCACCATGGCTAAG ACATCAGGAAGTGTTAATGGGGAGGAGTCGTTTTCTAGTGTTCACTCTGCCCGATCTCAGCCCAACCTTGCAATTCACCACTCACGGCCTGTGTCCTTGGACCTCTCTGAGGAAAGTGCCAGAGCAACTTTATCAAAAACAGACAAACTTGATAGTCTGCCTGGATATCGCAGAAGTGCTGTGCACAGTGTTGGTCCACCAAGAG CCACCAGTACGTTTTGTATTGGTGCAGAGAATGAACCAGAGCATGCTGCTGATGACTGGATGCGCATTGCTGAACTGCAGGCGCGAAACAAAGCCTGTCTGCCTCACCTGAAGAGCAGCTACCCACTGGAGTCCAGG CCCAGTCTGGGACTTCCCTCATTCACAATAACGGACGACGATCTACGGATGGGTGACCCGGACGAGACTATTCGCCGCGCATCCATGATTCCGGGTCAGCTCATGGAATCTTTAAACTCCAGACGCCTCTCTTTGGCACCAGGAGCAAGTTCAAGCCAAGCTCTTGCACAGTCCCAGCCCCAGCGCTCCACCATGTTACCGGGTCAGATCCGATCCAGCACCGCTGCTTACCGGGCCTCTCAGGTCACAAAAACAACCTCAAATGTGCATGTATCAGAAAATGCACGTAGCCCACTAGCCCCTAAACGCCCTGGATCCCAGCTGCAAGGCCCCGACACACCTGAG GCAAAGAAGTTGGCAAGCTGCTTCCCTCGGCCAATGACGCCTAAAGGCAGACACACCAACATTCAAAACAGACGTCCAAACTCTCCG GCTGAGCGAAGGCAATCTCTCATGTTCACTGTTGTAAATACTCCAAAGACCAACACTCGTGGTGATAGCAGGCTACAGCGAGGCCTCAACAAACTGCGTAACAGCGCCCGCAAATCTCCAGCCGTGGCCAGCCGTGCTCTTCGCTCTGCAATGAGCGCAGTTGACGGCAGGTCACCTCTAGACTCAACTCGGAGAAAGTCGCCCCGCAACAAGTCTCCCAAATCCTCCAATGCCAAAAAG GTAGCACATTGA